From the Anaerobaca lacustris genome, one window contains:
- a CDS encoding glucose 1-dehydrogenase, which yields MENLFDLSGKVAVVTGTSRGLGQYFGRALAQAGADLVITSRDVSRLSEFQEEIEALGRRALPIKLDVLNESDIENMVRLAVAEYGRIDILVNNAGLNIRRPAAEVTWKDWDTVLNTNLKGSFFVAQAVGKVMIERRYGRIINIGSCTCVFGMEGIGPYCASRGGVLQMSRSLAAEWGRHGITVNVLAPGWFQTAQNKVLYDNKPWLEYITDRIPLGRPGQPNDLDGAVIFLASDASAYVTGQILLVDGGFTTGATRAIVETKSQPK from the coding sequence ATGGAGAATTTATTCGATCTTTCGGGCAAAGTCGCGGTCGTCACGGGGACCAGCCGGGGGCTCGGCCAGTACTTCGGCCGGGCGCTGGCCCAGGCGGGCGCCGACCTGGTCATCACCAGCCGCGATGTGTCGCGACTCTCGGAGTTCCAGGAAGAGATCGAGGCCCTCGGCCGCCGGGCCCTGCCGATCAAGCTCGACGTGCTCAACGAAAGCGACATCGAGAACATGGTCCGCCTGGCCGTCGCCGAATATGGCAGGATCGACATCCTGGTCAACAACGCCGGGCTGAACATCCGCCGGCCCGCCGCCGAAGTCACCTGGAAAGACTGGGACACCGTCCTGAACACGAACCTCAAGGGGTCGTTCTTCGTCGCCCAGGCGGTGGGCAAGGTGATGATCGAGCGCCGCTACGGCCGCATCATCAACATCGGCTCCTGCACGTGCGTTTTCGGCATGGAAGGCATCGGCCCGTACTGCGCCAGTCGCGGCGGCGTTCTGCAGATGAGCCGCAGCCTGGCCGCTGAGTGGGGCCGGCACGGCATCACCGTCAACGTCCTGGCCCCCGGCTGGTTCCAGACCGCCCAGAACAAGGTCCTCTACGACAACAAGCCCTGGCTCGAGTACATCACCGACCGCATCCCGCTCGGCCGGCCGGGCCAACCCAACGACCTCGACGGGGCCGTCATCTTCCTGGCCTCCGACGCCTCCGCCTACGTCACCGGCCAGATTCTCCTCGTCGACGGCGGCTTCACCACCGGCGCGACCAGGGCCATCGTAGAAACAAAATCGCAACCGAAATGA